Proteins encoded together in one Anas acuta chromosome 10, bAnaAcu1.1, whole genome shotgun sequence window:
- the CNEP1R1 gene encoding nuclear envelope phosphatase-regulatory subunit 1, giving the protein MNSLEQAEDLKAFERRLTEYIACLQPATGRWRTILIVVSVCTATGAWNWLIDPETQKVSFFTSLWNHPFFTISCITLIGLFFAGIHKRVVAPSIIAARCRTVLAEYNMSCDDTGKLILKPRPHVQ; this is encoded by the exons ATGAACTCCCTGGAGCAGGCCGAGG ATCTCAAAGCTTTTGAAAGAAGACTTACTGAATATATTGCATGTTTGCAACCAGCTACAGGACGTTGGAGAA CGATTCTGATAGTGGTATCGGTCTGCACAGCAACTGGTGCTTGGAACTGGTTAATAGACCCAGAGACACAAAAG GTGTCCTTTTTCACATCGCTTTGGAATCACCCATTTTTCACAATTAGCTGTATTACCCTAATAGGCTTGTTCTTTGCTGGAATACATAAAAGAGTTGTGGCACCGTCAAT TATAGCAGCCCGATGTCGAACCGTTCTGGCAGAATATAACATGTCCTGTGATGAT actggaaaattaattttgaaaccTAGGCCTCACGTTCAATAA